From Kiritimatiellia bacterium, a single genomic window includes:
- a CDS encoding FIST C-terminal domain-containing protein, protein MKAESAYSLCPDPYRAGVELGERLRPVSPEVVFLFSSIHYAGTDELQGGLCDALGGPVPIIAGATGDGFFERERDSLIGASALGLHTEGKGACVWARANGVARDVSGAVTRGLAELRGKARPRELQLVLAFSDFRTDASLLEQALQRESSCPVVGGLAGDDYEVKRCGVYCNGETVEDAVVFVGLAGPIPFDIRVARELRAYGEIGEVTRSEGRSILEIDGVPAMAFVEKAVGKPVLRSEKGIVAFRVYRGSSRTTYCMRSIIGEFGIGDGTVALLGKIPAGARVQVCLADQEDMLADTRRVGAPGKSDIAAALLVNCAGRAACLRGTERREVDEFFAASGQRVPLAGFASFGEISSLKAGKGYGQPLFHNMTAAWLLLGT, encoded by the coding sequence ATGAAAGCCGAATCGGCTTATTCGCTCTGCCCCGATCCCTACCGGGCAGGGGTGGAGTTGGGCGAGCGGCTCCGGCCGGTTTCTCCGGAGGTCGTTTTTCTCTTCTCCTCGATTCATTACGCCGGCACCGATGAACTCCAGGGCGGCCTGTGCGATGCCCTCGGGGGCCCGGTCCCGATCATCGCGGGCGCGACGGGCGACGGTTTTTTCGAACGCGAGCGGGATTCGCTGATCGGCGCGTCCGCGCTGGGGCTGCATACGGAAGGGAAGGGGGCCTGCGTCTGGGCCCGCGCGAACGGGGTCGCGCGGGATGTGTCCGGCGCGGTGACCCGGGGCCTGGCGGAACTCCGCGGCAAGGCCCGGCCGCGGGAGCTGCAACTCGTGTTGGCCTTTTCGGATTTCCGCACGGACGCCAGTCTCCTCGAGCAGGCGCTTCAGCGGGAATCCTCCTGCCCGGTGGTCGGCGGCCTCGCGGGAGACGATTACGAGGTAAAGCGCTGCGGCGTGTACTGCAACGGGGAGACCGTGGAGGACGCCGTTGTTTTCGTCGGCCTGGCCGGACCTATCCCGTTCGACATCCGCGTCGCCCGCGAACTCCGCGCCTACGGGGAGATCGGCGAGGTGACCCGCTCGGAAGGCCGGAGCATCCTGGAGATCGACGGCGTGCCCGCGATGGCCTTCGTGGAGAAGGCCGTGGGCAAGCCCGTTTTGCGCAGCGAGAAAGGCATCGTGGCGTTTCGCGTGTACCGGGGCTCCAGCCGTACAACCTATTGCATGCGCTCGATCATCGGCGAGTTCGGCATCGGCGACGGAACCGTGGCGCTGCTCGGAAAGATCCCCGCCGGCGCCCGCGTGCAGGTGTGTCTCGCGGACCAGGAGGACATGCTCGCGGACACGCGCCGCGTCGGCGCGCCGGGGAAGAGCGACATCGCGGCGGCGCTGCTGGTCAATTGCGCCGGCCGCGCGGCCTGCCTTCGCGGAACGGAGCGGCGGGAGGTGGACGAGTTCTTTGCAGCCTCGGGTCAGCGCGTGCCCCTGGCCGGCTTTGCCTCGTTCGGCGAAATCTCATCGCTCAAGGCGGGGAAAGGATACGGACAACCCCTGTTTCATAACATGACCGCCGCGTGGCTGCTGCTGGGGACCTGA
- a CDS encoding PAS domain S-box protein: protein MANVRHVSLVQPPPPGFAGPSPSAKDLLGGYIVLLTHREEEVAALVPDYRNRLRGLLAIPGGPADLERIGGLLWKIGVAQEELSAFHRMAGPILELVRYAGQLWDGAEQTRLILDRYSRDFRVLQQDFHGIASKLQRHVMQADAMNVKLDGQMRKLSETMSSLRESERRYRALFEGVHILISVHDLEGVLLEGNREFYSTLGYRKRDVGRLKIQDFWERIPFAGSPGLGTGAPLRKPLYMEGEYRDARGEWLPVQVGIHPMRLGRQPVLMITARDVRERREMENISERISERERQLLGWEIHDGLGQYLSALTFQCKTLAQKIGAAGSLSPADIDAMAALVDEAVQEARSIAQYLFPGPLLEHNFRQALAELVEMTARHFSADCRLIYELAREHLSPDISMHLYRIVQEALRNDIRHGQATRIRVILRPLDDVRAELVMESDGRPALRQQEKRAGLGLAIMTQRARLIGAELTYGLGVRSKTLLRCAFPLGESPRGEASV, encoded by the coding sequence ATGGCCAATGTCCGCCATGTATCGCTGGTGCAACCGCCGCCGCCGGGCTTCGCCGGGCCGTCCCCGTCGGCGAAGGACCTGCTCGGCGGCTACATTGTCCTGCTCACGCACCGCGAGGAGGAAGTGGCCGCCCTGGTGCCGGATTACCGGAACCGCCTGCGGGGCCTCCTGGCGATCCCCGGCGGGCCCGCCGACCTCGAACGGATCGGCGGACTGCTCTGGAAGATCGGCGTGGCCCAGGAAGAACTCTCTGCCTTTCATCGCATGGCGGGACCGATCCTGGAACTGGTCCGCTATGCCGGCCAGCTTTGGGACGGGGCGGAGCAGACGCGCCTGATACTGGATCGCTACAGCCGGGATTTCCGGGTGCTTCAGCAGGATTTCCACGGCATCGCATCCAAACTGCAACGCCATGTCATGCAGGCGGATGCGATGAACGTGAAGTTGGACGGCCAGATGAGGAAGCTCTCGGAAACCATGTCGAGCCTGCGCGAGTCCGAGCGCCGCTACCGGGCCTTGTTCGAGGGCGTCCATATCCTGATTTCCGTACACGACCTCGAGGGCGTGCTCCTGGAGGGCAACCGGGAGTTTTATAGCACGCTCGGGTATCGGAAACGCGACGTCGGCCGCCTGAAGATCCAGGACTTCTGGGAGCGGATCCCCTTCGCGGGAAGTCCCGGGTTGGGTACCGGGGCCCCGTTGCGCAAGCCGCTTTACATGGAAGGCGAGTACCGCGACGCCCGGGGCGAGTGGTTGCCGGTCCAGGTCGGCATCCACCCGATGCGTCTCGGCCGGCAGCCCGTGCTGATGATCACCGCGCGCGACGTCAGGGAGCGGCGCGAGATGGAAAATATATCCGAACGGATCAGCGAGCGGGAGCGGCAACTGCTGGGTTGGGAGATCCACGATGGGCTCGGTCAGTATCTTTCGGCGCTGACCTTCCAGTGCAAGACCCTCGCGCAGAAGATCGGCGCCGCCGGCTCGCTCTCCCCGGCGGACATCGACGCCATGGCGGCGCTGGTGGACGAGGCCGTGCAGGAGGCCCGCTCCATCGCGCAGTATCTGTTTCCCGGGCCGCTGCTGGAGCATAACTTCCGGCAGGCGCTGGCGGAACTGGTCGAGATGACCGCGCGTCACTTTTCCGCGGATTGCCGGTTGATCTACGAACTGGCGCGCGAGCACCTCTCGCCGGACATCTCCATGCACCTGTACCGGATCGTCCAGGAGGCCCTTCGCAACGACATCCGGCACGGCCAGGCCACCCGGATCCGCGTCATCCTTCGCCCCCTGGATGACGTTCGCGCCGAACTGGTTATGGAAAGCGACGGACGCCCGGCGCTACGGCAGCAGGAGAAGCGGGCCGGGCTGGGCCTGGCCATCATGACGCAGCGGGCGCGCCTGATCGGGGCGGAACTGACGTACGGCCTGGGGGTGCGGAGCAAGACCCTGCTGCGGTGCGCTTTTCCCCTGGGTGAGAGCCCTCGCGGGGAGGCCAGCGTATGA
- a CDS encoding response regulator transcription factor encodes MKTDTSSPVIRIFVVDDHPIVRKSLADMFNSTPGLCTVGDAASPAEAIERIGKTAPDLAVVDLELNGASGFDLIGNLRRLHPALRILVLSMHDEQRKAQRALRAGAHGYVMKTAGADEILQAVRRVRAGELVVSEAVHQQLVANAAGQATGLDGPEQLLSDRELQVFEDLGRGLSPAQTAKALGVSVKTVGTYLARIKEKFGLAHTRDLARKAYDWVRSSSE; translated from the coding sequence ATGAAAACGGATACCTCAAGCCCTGTCATCCGTATCTTCGTGGTGGACGACCATCCCATCGTGCGCAAGAGCCTGGCGGACATGTTCAACTCCACGCCGGGCCTTTGCACGGTCGGCGACGCGGCGAGCCCGGCGGAGGCGATCGAGAGAATCGGGAAGACCGCGCCCGACCTGGCCGTCGTGGATCTGGAGCTGAATGGCGCGAGCGGGTTCGACCTGATCGGGAATTTGAGACGCCTCCATCCGGCCTTGCGGATACTGGTCCTGTCCATGCACGACGAGCAGCGCAAGGCGCAGCGGGCCCTTCGGGCCGGCGCGCACGGCTACGTCATGAAAACGGCGGGGGCCGACGAGATTCTCCAAGCCGTGCGCCGGGTTCGCGCGGGGGAACTGGTCGTCAGCGAGGCGGTGCATCAGCAACTCGTCGCGAACGCCGCCGGGCAGGCCACGGGCCTCGACGGGCCCGAACAGCTGCTCTCCGATCGCGAGTTGCAGGTCTTCGAGGACTTGGGCCGGGGTTTGTCGCCGGCGCAGACGGCCAAGGCCCTGGGCGTCAGCGTCAAGACCGTGGGCACCTACCTGGCCCGCATCAAGGAAAAGTTCGGCCTGGCACATACCCGCGATCTGGCCCGCAAGGCCTACGACTGGGTTCGCTCCAGCAGTGAATAG